The window GACCTGAAGATCAGGGTGTATCATGGAGTGCAATCCTTGTTTCATGGTTCCCATTAATCCTGCTTGTTGCCATATGGATATTCTTTATGAGGCAGATGCAGGTTGGCGGCGGAAAGGCAATGGCTTTTGGAAAGAGTCGGGCAAGACTTTTAACTGAAGAACAGCAGAAGATAACCTTTAAGGATGTTGCAGGTATAGAGGAGGCGAAGGAAGAGGTAAGTGAGATCATTGACTTCTTAAAAGACCCGAAAAAATTTACCAAACTTGGCGGACGGATTCCAAAAGGTGTTCTTCTTATAGGACAGCCTGGGACAGGTAAGACCTTGCTTGCAAAGGCAATTGCGGGTGAGGCAGGTGTTCCGTTTTTTAGTATCTCTGGTTCAGATTTTGTGGAGATGTTTGTAGGTGTTGGCGCATCAAGGGTCAGGGACCTGTTTACGCAGGGGAAGAAGAATGCACCATGTATAATATTTATAGACGAGATTGATGCTGTGGGAAGACACAGGGGAGCTGGATTAGGCGGCGGCCATGATGAGAGGGAACAGACATTGAATCAGCTGCTTGTTGAGATGGACGGTTTTGAATCAAATGAAGGTGTAATCCTTATTGCTGCAACAAACCGTCCTGATGTCCTTGACCCTGCGCTTCTGCGTCCAGGTAGATTTGACAGGACAGTTGTTGTCCCCAAACCTGATATAAAAGGGAGGGCAGAGATATTGAAGGTTCATACAGCCAAGACACCTGTTGCCGATGGTGTAAATATAGATGTCCTTGCAAGAGGCACACCTGGTTTTTCAGGTGCTGATCTGTCAAATCTGGTAAATGAGGCTGCGCTCCTTGCTGCGAGGCAGGGTAAGGACAAGGTAGAAATGGTTGATTTTAATGAAGCAAAAGACAAGGTAATGATGGGGAAAGAAAGAAAGAGTATGATAATAAGTGAGGAGGAAAAGAAAAACACTGCATATCATGAGGCAGGACACACCCTTGTTGCTAGACTTATACCAGGTACAGATCCTATCCATAAGGTATCTATTATTCCAAGAGGGATGGCATTGGGCTTAACACAACAACTTCCAGTAGATGAAAAGCATACATATCCAAGGGATTATCTTATAAACAATATATCGGTTCTCATGGGTGGCAGGGTGGCTGAGGAGATTGTCCTCCATCATACGACAACAGGTGCCGGCAATGACATAGAAAGGGCAACGGAACTTGCCAGAAAGATGGTTTGTGAGTGGGGCATGAGCGAAAAGATGGGGCCTCTCGCATTTGGAAAAAAAGAAGAGCAGATATTTCTTGGGAGGGAGATTGCACAGCACAGGGACTACAGCGAACAAACTGCCATGGAGATAGACGCAGAGGTTAAAAAGATTGTAATGGACAACTATAACAGGGCAAAGACACTTCTTTCAGGAAATATTGATACACTCCATAGACTGGCAAAGGCGCTCCTTGAAAAAGAGGTCCTTGATGGCAATGATATAGACAGGATAATACGCGGTGAAGATAATCCAATGGAGCCTGCAACTCGCAACTCTTAAACTCATTTAACCATGTTTTCAATCAGGTACCTTCCTATTATTTCTGAAACCCAATCAAAGATTGAAATGGAAAAAATCGGGGTTGACCCTGTTGGCGTAAGCCTTATGTTAAACAAACTCCTTCATCTTAATTTAAAGGTGGAGGGACTGACACCCCCTCAGGCGAATATATTAAAACAGGAGTTTCTTTCTGTCGGCGGAGAGGCAGCTGTTCCAAGGGGTGTCATAACCTGTGATATAGATACAGCGGATGCAATACTTTCAGGGACTGAAAAACAGTTTGTGCATGTTATAGAAAAATTAAAACTCCAGCCATTTGGTCTTGAAGACATAGGCAATAGAATAAAAGATGTAATAGACAATATCCATAAAAAAGAATTTGTGATAAAGTGCAAAAATAAAGATATTGTTTTTGGCAGAAAGACGCTTGTTATGGGTGTCTTGAATATAACCTCTGATTCATTTTCTGACGGCGGGCTTTATATTAAGAAAGAAGATGCTGTTAAAAGGGTGATGGAGATGACAGATGACGGCGCTGACATAATTGATATAGGCGGCGAATCCTCCCGCCCCGGTTCATTGCCTGTTTCATTAAATGATGAACTTGACAGGGTTCTACCTGTCATAAAAGAAGTTGCTAAAAATGTAAATGTCCCAATATCAATAGATACAACAAAGGCAGAGGTTGCAAGGCAGGCAATTGAAAACGGCGCTGACATTGTAAATGATATAAGCGCATTAAGGTTTGATAAAGATATGGCGGATGTGTGCGCAAGGAATAATGTGCCTGTGATTTTGATGCATATGAGAGGCACTCCGCAAACAATGCAGACAAATTTAAAATATGATAATTTAATGTCAGAGATATTTTGTTATCTATCAGAGAGGATTGCCTTTGCAAAAGATGCAGGAATAAAACCAGAAAAGATAATGATTGACCCTGGCATTTGTTTTGGTAAATCTGCAGAAGATAATCTAAAGATTATAAGCAGGCTGGAGGAATTCAAGGGTTTTGGGATGCCGATTGTCATCGGCACATCAAAAAAATCATTCATAGGGAAAACCCTTAACCTTGATATTGATGATAGGCTTGAAGGGACTGCTGCAACAGTTGCAGCGAGCATCTTAAAAGGCGCAAATATTGTCCGCGTCCATGATGTGAAGGAGATGAGAAGGGTTGCGGATATGGTGGATGCGATAAAAAACCAAATGTAAGGAGGTAGTTGTAGATATGGATTCAAGAAAACTCTTTGGAACTGACGGCGTTAGGGGTGTTGCCAATGTGTATCCTATGACAGTAGAAATGGCAACACAACTCGGCAGGGCAATTGCGTATGTATTTAAAAAAGAGCCGAGGAGGCATAAGATTGTCATAGGCAAGGATACAAGGCTTTCCGGTTACATGCTTGAGAATGCTATGGTTGCAGGGATATGTTCAATGGGTGTGGATGTAATGCTGGTTGGCCCGCTCCCCACCCCAGGCATCGCATTTATAACCTCAAGCATGAGGGCAGATGCAGGCGTTGTCATATCTGCATCGCATAATCCGTATCAGGACAACGGCATAAAATTCTTTTCAAAGGATGGGTTTAAACTTCCTGATGAGATTGAAGGAGAGATAGAGGATTTTATATTAAATAATAATGAAATACCCTCCCATAGACCAATTGCCAGCGATATTGGCAAGGCATACAGGATTGATGATGCAATAGGCAGATATGTTGTCTTTGCAAAAAATACCTTTCCAAAGGAATTGACGCTTGATGGTTTGAAGATTGCTGTTGATTGTGCAAATGGGGCTTGTTATAAAGTTGCCCCCGAGGTCTTCTATGAACTTGGTGCAGAGGTATTTTCGATAGGCGTGAAACCGGATGGAGAGAATATAAATAAAGGATGCGGCTCTCTTTATCCTGATAGACTTGCAACTATTGTAAAGGAGAAGAAGGCTGACATTGGTATTGCACTGGACGGCGACGGCGACAGGATTATCCTTGTGGATGAAAATGGGAATATCCTTAACGGCGACTATATTATGGCAATATGTGCAGCGCGGATGATTAAGGAAAATAAACTTGCAAAAAATACATTGGTAACAACTGTAATGAGCAATATGGGTCTTGATGAGGCAGTAAAAGCCGCAGGTGGAAATCTGGTAAAGGTTGGGGTGGGGGACAGATATGTGGTGGAAGAGATGCTCAGGGGCGGTTATAACCTTGGCGGTGAACAGTCGGGTCATATAATATTTTTAGACCATACAACAACAGGGGACGGCATTATATCTGCATTACAGGTTCTTTCAATAATGGTGAAAGAAGGGCAAAGGCTTTCAGAGTTATCTAAAATAATGTATTCGTTTCCACAGGTGCTTCTTAATATAAAGGTTAGAGAGAAAAAGCCAATGAAGGACATACCTGCTGTTTTAGAGAGGATTAAAGAGGTTGAAAATGGATTAGATGGCAGAGGCAGGGTGTTTGTAAGATATTCCGGCACAGAGCCTCTTGCAAGGGTTATGATAGAGGGCAAGGATGAAAAGGCAATCAAAGGGATGGCAGATTATATTGCAGAGGCAATAGAAAAAGAAATAGGATGTAACTCAAACCTTCAGGTTTGAGAAATCAAGGCTAATGCCTTGAGTTACATGGAGTAAAATAACCATCCATGGCTAGACTTTCAGTAAATGTTGACCATATTGCAACGGTGAGACAGGCAAGAGGGGGAACCTTCCCTGACCCTGTTACAGGTGCGATGATTGCAGAGATGTCAGGTGCAGACAGTATTACTGCCCATCTCCGTGAAGACAGGAGACATATTCAGGACAGGGATATAATCTTATTAAGAAAGATGGTTAAAACAGGATTGAATCTGGAAATGGCTGCAACCAAGGAGATGCAGAAGATTGCCATAGATATAAAGCCTGATATGGTAACAATCGTTCCTGAGAAAAGACAGGAGTTGACAACAGAAGGCGGTTTGGATGTAATTGCAAATAATTACTTAAAAAAATACATAAAAACATTGAGGGATAACGGTATAAAGGTAAATCTCTTTATAGACCCTGAACCTAAACAGATAAAGGCAGCCCATCTTGCAGGTGCAAGCGGGGTGGAGATACATACAGGCAGGTATGCTGAATGTAAGGGTGAAAAAGAGATAGCAGCAGAACTTGCAAATATTTACAATGCCTGCACTCTTGCAGCAAAACTCAAATTATCTGTTCATGCAGGACATGGACTTGATTATCATAATATCAAGATGGTGAGAGAGATAGATGAGATTGAGGAGTTTGCCATAGGTTTTTCAATCGTTGCAAGGGGTATGTTCGTTGGTATTGAGAGGGCAGTCAGAGAGATGAAGGAGTTGGTGAGATGATATACGGCATTGGTGTTGACATAGTCCATATCCCAAAATTCAATAAGGCAGTAGAAAAATGGGGTGATAGGTTCAAAGAGAGGGTTTTTACAAAAAGCGAACTGGAATACTGTAAAAATAAAGGCTTTTCTGAACAGCATCTAGCAGTTCGTTTTGCTGCAAAAGAGGCATTATTCAAGGCATTGGGGAAAGGGATGAACTTTACTGATATTGAGATAATAAATAACGAGGCTGGTAAACCTGAGTTGAACTTTAAATCTCCAATCTCAAATCTCAAATCCCACATAACCCTTTCCCATGATAAGGACTACTGTATTGCACAGGTAGTATTAGAAGATAGAAATCAAACACCAAGGTAAATCTTTCTTACCTCTGATTCCTTTATTTCCTGAGACCTTCCCTCTGCCTCTATCCTGCCCTCATGCATAATATAGGCATAATCAGAAAAGGCAAGGGAATATTCCGCATTCTGCTCAACCATTAGTATTGTCAAGCCGGTCTCTTTTTTCAATCTCTCTATAGCGGCAAAGACCTCTCTAACAAGTTTTGGGGCAAGCCCCTGACTTGGCTCATCAAGCATCATTAAGTTTGGTTTTGTCATAAGTCCGCGGGCTATGGTGAGCATCTGCTGTTCTCCGCCGCTGAGTGTCCCTGCCATCTGGTTTACTCTATTTTTAAGTACAGGAAATAGTGAAAAAATCTTTTCAACCTCAATTTTGAACTCTCTACTCTCATATCTAAACTTTCTTCTATATGCTCCGATAATCAAATTTTCACGGACGGTCATGCCGGTGAAGAGATGCTTGCCTTCTGGCACAAGTGTAATACCCATCTGAACCTTTTTATGCGGTGCTAAAAATGTGATATCTTCCCCTTTATAAAGTATGTTTCCGCTCCATGGTTTTATGGTTGCCATGATACTTCTTAAAAGGGTTGACTTACCGGCACCATTTGGTCCAAGAAGGGCAGTTATAGACCCATTCTCTACCTTGAGGTTTGCTCCCCAGAGAACCTGCATTGGTCCGTATCCTGATTCAAGGTTGTCTATCTTTAACATCTCCTGTTTCCTTTGATGGACGACCAAGGTATATATCTATTACTTTGGGATCATTTAATGCCTCTAAAGTGGCTGCATCTACAATCTTTCTGCCGTTGTGCATTACAATAACCCTTTTGGCAAATCCGGTTACAGCACGCATAATATGCTCAACCATAGAAACAACGGCTATCCCTTCTTCCCCTTTTACCTTTTTCAGGAGGTTTACTATCATGTCTATATCTTTAGGCGGCATCCCTGCCATAGATTCATCCATAAGAAGGAGTTTTGGTTTCATTGCAAGTGCCCTTGCAATCTCCATCATCTTCTTTTCTACAGGTGTGAGTTTTCCTGCTAATTTATCTCCATGTTCATAAAAACCGATTAAACGGAGATAATAGTCAGATATTGCCATGGCCTTATCAATGTTTACTTTTCCACTCAGTGTGCCGAACATTGCCCCTATTGCTACATTTTCTCTGACTGTTGCTGAACCGAAGGGTCTTGGTATCTGAAATGTCCTTCCTATGCCGAGATGCGACCTTTTATAGGTGGGGAGATTGGTGATGTCCCTGCCTTCAAAGATAATCCTTCCCCTGTCAGGTTTATACACACCGCTTATGATATTAAAAAGTGTCGTCTTGCCGCTGCCATTCGGACCGACTATTCCAATAGTCTCTCCGCAGTCTAGTTCCAGATTCACACTGTCAACTGCGGTAAGCCCCCCAAATCTTTTTGTAACACCTTCAAGGATTAAAAGCGGCATAATGTCCCTACACGATTACCCCTTCCATTCGTGTCCCTTTCAACCTGGTTTTCAATAGTCCGATAAATCCCTGCGGGAAAACAACGATTATGACTATGATAATAGGGGCAAGGATAAAGAGCTGCAATCCGGGAAATATAACACTCAGCCAGTATTTCAAAGAGGCGTATATAATCCCTCCTATTACAGGACCTAACAAGGTTCCTGTTCCTCCAAGAAGGACAATTACAATAGCCTCTACTGCATAGGTAATTTCAAATACATCTGCAGGAAAGACATATGTGAGTTTCAATGCCCATGCTGAAGCCCCAATCAAGCCGCCAAAGGATGCACTGGTTATAAATGCGATAATCTTGTATCGGGTTGTATTGATTCCCATAACCCTTGCAGCATCTTCATCCTCCCGAAGTGCGAGCAAGGCATAACCTATTCTGCTATTCAGGTAAAAGAAGGTAACAAATGCAGTTGATACAGCAATAATGTAAACAAAGGCATCTGCCCAAAATGTAGAAATATAATTTGCGCCATCTGCTCCAAATGCAGTCCTTAGTGCCTTTGAAATAATGATGCCTTCTGCCCCCCCCCATATCCTTGCACCCTCTATCAGGTATCTGAAACCCTCATTTACACCAATGGTAGCAATTGCAAAATATGCCCCGCGAAGCCTTAAGGCAATAGCACCTACAGCCGTAGAAAGGAGGGCAGACATAACAAGCCCTGCGATAAGTCCTATAGGTACTATCCCCCATCCCAGCCACTGGATATCATGAAGATTTGATATGGTGATAGCCATACCATAAGAACCCATTGCCAGAAAGGCAACATAACCAAAGTCCACATAACCTGTCATCCCAAGAAAGATATTGAATGCCTGCCCCAGTGCAGCGTAGAAGACGAGTAATGCCATTGGCTGCCACATACCCTTTACATCCATGCCAATTAAAAACAGAACCAGATAGATGGAAGACACAAGGATGAGTGGATAATATCTCCTCATTACGACCTCACATTGAAAAGCCCTGTTGGTTTGACAAGGAGGATGATGAGCAGGAGAAAAAATGCCAGAAACTGGGTCATGCTGAAGGGTTCAAACCCTGGTATCAAGCCAAAAAATATATATGAGCCGTTCTCAATAAGACCAAAGATAAAGCCTGCCCAGAAACCGCCCCACGGCGACATAAGTCCACCCATAACTGCTATGACAAATGCCTTGAGGGTATATATCCCACCCATATAGGGATTTATTCCTACAGGTATAAAGAGGGTGAGGAGTGTTCCACCGAGGACTGTTAAGCCTGTGCCTGTGGCAAAACTCAAGGCATATATACCTTTTACATTAATCCCGCAGACACTTGCCCCTTCGCTGTCTTCCATAACTGCCCTTACAGCTCGCCCTGATTTTGCCTTTTTGAACCAGAGATAGAGAACTATGGATATTACTATGCTGGAAATAAGGGCATATATCTTGCCAAGAGGGATAGTGGTTACAGAGAGGTTTATCCTTCCTATGTCCCAGTTAAAGCCTCTGTAGTCAGGTCCCCATAAAAATTTTGCACCCTCTTCAAGGAGAATACCAATTGCAAATGTGGCAAGGAGGGTGGTAAGTTCAGGGGCATGGGTTAGTCTTCTTATAATCAGATAAAAGAAGATGAAACCAAGAACCATGCCGCCTGCTAAAGCCACAGGAATAGAGATTATAGGGGAGAGATTAAGCAGGGTAAACATCCAGAAGGCTATATATGCCCCGACCATAACAAATGCCCCGTGCCCCACATTCACAATTCGCAAGACACCAAATATCAGGCTCAAACCCATGGTCATCATCCCATAAACAGAACCTAATATCACGCCGTGGATAAGATTTCCTGATAATATAAGAAGAAAGATGGACATATTGCTTTCCTGTATAAATCTATAAAGGCATTTATTTCCTTCCAGGACATGCTGCCACTGGGTAGCACGGTTTGGCAGTTTGTGCCTCTATAGGCCAGATGATTTCCTTCTCCCCATTCTGCCACTGGATAAGCACCATCTGATGTTTTATCTGTTTGCCTGTATCAGGGTCTATACCCCATTCGCCGTAGAATGGGACAAAATGGAGTCTATTCATGGCTGCCCTTACCTTATCAGTATCAAGGCTCTGTGCCGTCTCTATTGCCTTAACATAAACAAGAATGGATGCTATTGCATCAGCAGCATGGTACTCAGGGTCTGTGCCTTTTGATACCTTACGAAACTCATTAATAAACCACTCCTGAGTTGGACCAAAGTATCCTGAACCTATTGTCTTTGAAGTTTCAATGCCGAATCTGGCACCGATTTCCCAGTGAGATGGACCGAGGAAACCATTTGCCTGTTTGCCAAGTGCCTGAATGAATGCAGGCAGTGTTGGTGCAACAAGGATTGATGCTGCTTTAACATCAATCCCCATGTCTCCTATCTGTTTTGCCAGAAGTTGCCCATCAGCGAAGTGTCCGCCTGCAAGGAGGATATCTGGATTTTTTATCTTCATCTCAGTGAGGGCAGGGGTCATGTCCTTTGCCTCTGCTGGATAGGTTCTTTCAAATACTATCTCAAAACCATTCTTTTTTATATATTCCTTTGCCCCATCCATAACAGTGCGTGAAAATTCATCATCTTTAAAGAAAAGGGCAACCTTTCTGGCATTCGGGTCTATTGACCTTACCATATCAAGGGCAGATAACTGGTATCTTGAACCGATGCCTATGGTCTGCACAGCATACCTGTATCCTTGTTCAAATATGCGGTCGCCTGCACCGCCATGAGACATATAAAGGGCTTTGTATTTCTCGGCAATAGGTGCACCAGCAATGGTCAGACCCGAGGAATATGGGGCAAGAAGGAATTTTACACTATCCACAGTAATTAGCCTTTCAAGAAGACTGGTTACACTCTCCTTTTTTGATTCATCGTCATAATATTTATACCTTATTGGAATCTTCTTACCCCCTATCTTGACACCGCCATAAACCTCATTAACCCACCTCTCGGCTATCTGAAAACCCCAGAAGCCCTGCTGCCCTTCTTTTGCAAACTTTCCGGTCATGCTTATAGGACCGCCGACAACTATCTCTTTTGGCAATTCGTCCCCTGCCACGGCATGCATAGATGGCAAGCAGATTACCGCAATTGCGGCAAGTAAAATTGTTATTAACCAACTTTTTTTATTCATTGTAGTGCCCTCCTTTCTACTATTAAGTTTAAAATCTATTTAACCCAAAAAATGCATTGGTTTTCCTTTATATCATGTGTATATCTGTTGTGTAAATAAATAAAACTAACCGTAAAATTGTCCGCTGCCTCGTCTGACAGGCAACTTGCCTGCCTGTGCCGTTGGCACGGCAGACAGGCAGGTTTCCCCAAAAATCAAAGTCTATTTTTGGGACTAATTACAAAGGTCAACTTTTTGCAGTTTCTAATTGACTACCATAATCTTTTTTCATAAACTTCCATTGTTTTAAAAGAAATATTATATCTGGAGGGCAAATCTAATGGATACACAAAATCAATTCCGCTGGTGGCACAAGGGGGATTTAGACGGTTTTTTTGGGCTTTTTGTTGACAATCTCATCCAGTTGATTTTAATAGTTGTGCTTTGCGGCGCTATTTTAAAGATGCCGGGGGAACTTGTCTATGGCAGGATACTCCCCGGTGTTGCAGTAAGCCTCCTAATCGGCAACATATTTTATGCATTCCAAGCGCGCGCCTTATCACACCGCACAGGACAGGCAAATGTAACAGCGCTCCCATACGGCGTTAACACGGTCTCTCTTTTTGCATACATCCTTTTTGTTATGAAGCCTGTTGTTGAGCAGACAAATGATATTGAACTTGCATGGCGCATCGGTTTGGCAGCGTGTCTCGGCTCCGGCATAATAGAATTTGGAGGCGCATTCATAGCAGGATGGGTAAAACGCACTACACCAAGGGCTGCCCTTCTTACGACATTGGCTGGCATTGCAATAACATTTATATCAATGGACTTCTGCTTCCGCATATTTGCCGACCCGCTTGTCGGCTTTGCGCCGCTTGCATTTATATTCATCCAATACATTGGAAGGATTTATCTGCCTAAAAAAATCCCTGCTGGTCTTGTGGCAGTTGTCAGCGGGACAATTCTGGCATGGCTGCTTGGAAGGATGAACAGCGATGCGCTCGTAAATGCAATGAATATCCAGTTGCAGATTCCAAACCTCTACATATTTGATTTGATGAGTGCGGTAACCTCGTCTTGCATGATTGCATTTCTGCCTGTAATCATACCAATGGGTCTATTCAATCTTTTGGGTTCTCTGCAAAACCTTGAGAGCGCTGAGGCTGCTGGAGACAAATACCCTGTTAAGAGTTCGCTTGCAGTAAACGGCATAGGGACAATTGCTGCTGCTGCATTCGGAAGCGCATTTCCAACAACCATTTACATCGGACATCCCGGATGGAAGGCAATGGGCGCAGGCGCAGGTTATTCTGTTGCAAACGGCGTTATCATAACATGTCTCTGCCTTCTTGGGCTTGTAGGTTTTGCAAGTTCCCTCGTGCCTATTGAGGCAGGCGCTGCAATACTTTTATGGATAGGCGTTACAATTGCAGCGCAGGCGTTTCAGGCAACGCCAAGCAACCATGCCCCGGCAGTGGTAGTCGGTTTCTTTCCTGCTATGGCTGCATGGGGGCTTTTGATGCTTGAAAGCGGACTCCGCGCAGCAGGGACGAACATCGGGGCTGTAGGGCTTCAATCCCTTGCAATACAATTGCCCATTGCCGGACTTATTTCTCTGGAGAGGGGCTTTATTTTTACATCAATGATATTGGCTGCCATGACAGTCGCCTTGATTGAAAAACATTACCGCGC is drawn from Deltaproteobacteria bacterium and contains these coding sequences:
- a CDS encoding NCS2 family permease is translated as MDTQNQFRWWHKGDLDGFFGLFVDNLIQLILIVVLCGAILKMPGELVYGRILPGVAVSLLIGNIFYAFQARALSHRTGQANVTALPYGVNTVSLFAYILFVMKPVVEQTNDIELAWRIGLAACLGSGIIEFGGAFIAGWVKRTTPRAALLTTLAGIAITFISMDFCFRIFADPLVGFAPLAFIFIQYIGRIYLPKKIPAGLVAVVSGTILAWLLGRMNSDALVNAMNIQLQIPNLYIFDLMSAVTSSCMIAFLPVIIPMGLFNLLGSLQNLESAEAAGDKYPVKSSLAVNGIGTIAAAAFGSAFPTTIYIGHPGWKAMGAGAGYSVANGVIITCLCLLGLVGFASSLVPIEAGAAILLWIGVTIAAQAFQATPSNHAPAVVVGFFPAMAAWGLLMLESGLRAAGTNIGAVGLQSLAIQLPIAGLISLERGFIFTSMILAAMTVALIEKHYRAAVGWALTAAIASATGIMHGYKIADGAIVNAYGPSYTWHFVLGYLGIAVIFLILGLREARQEKGIFSERTHRNIENK